In Amycolatopsis sp. EV170708-02-1, the following are encoded in one genomic region:
- a CDS encoding nitroreductase family protein, giving the protein MTPEELLTTTRTVRKRLDLTRPVPLELVKHALQVALQAPSGSNTQRWHWLVITDPGQRAELGKLYQRACREYLDSPRAAGKLFADDPERSKVQKRVGSSVEYLADKMGEVPVHVIPCLETNSAELPAGNQAGLWGNLLPAVWSYMLAARAVTLGTAWTTLHLAYEKEAAEILGLPENVHQAALIPTAFYTGDTFKPAARQPLEDVMRLDRW; this is encoded by the coding sequence ATGACGCCCGAAGAGCTGCTGACGACCACCCGGACCGTCCGCAAACGACTGGACCTGACCCGGCCGGTGCCTCTCGAACTGGTCAAACACGCCCTGCAGGTCGCGCTGCAGGCGCCGAGCGGGTCGAACACGCAGCGCTGGCACTGGCTCGTGATCACCGATCCCGGGCAGCGGGCCGAGCTCGGGAAGCTCTACCAGCGGGCTTGCCGCGAGTACCTGGATTCCCCTCGGGCGGCGGGGAAGCTGTTCGCGGACGACCCGGAGCGGTCGAAGGTGCAGAAGCGCGTCGGCTCCAGCGTCGAGTACCTGGCCGACAAGATGGGCGAAGTGCCCGTGCACGTCATCCCGTGCCTGGAGACGAACAGCGCGGAACTGCCGGCCGGGAACCAGGCCGGACTGTGGGGGAACTTGCTGCCGGCGGTGTGGAGCTACATGCTCGCGGCGCGGGCGGTCACGCTCGGCACGGCGTGGACGACGCTGCACCTCGCGTACGAGAAGGAGGCCGCGGAGATCCTCGGCCTGCCGGAGAACGTGCACCAGGCCGCGCTCATCCCGACCGCGTTCTACACCGGCGACACCTTCAAGCCCGCCGCGCGTCAGCCGCTCGAAGACGTCATGCGGCTGGATCGCTGGTGA
- a CDS encoding alpha/beta fold hydrolase codes for MATFVLIHGGGGSAWDFHLLEAELTGRGHDVVAVNLPIDDEKAGFGEHVDAVVNAIGDREDLVVLGHSYGGFTAPLVAEKLSPRLLVMLTPMVPKPGESPGDWWGNTGFKSDESLSEEEQFYGGVPADIVAEAGSHARNQVSAEWGQPWPLDKWPDVPTKALIAREDRFFTPEFQRRVVQDRLGFAPDEIDGCHAVPLSHPKELADRLESYLTSDPAA; via the coding sequence ATGGCGACCTTCGTACTGATCCACGGCGGTGGCGGCAGCGCCTGGGACTTCCACCTCCTCGAGGCGGAGCTGACCGGCCGCGGGCACGACGTCGTCGCGGTGAACCTGCCGATCGACGACGAGAAGGCGGGCTTCGGAGAACACGTCGACGCCGTCGTGAACGCGATCGGCGACCGCGAGGACCTGGTGGTGCTGGGCCATTCCTACGGCGGTTTCACCGCGCCGCTGGTGGCCGAGAAGCTCTCGCCGCGGCTGCTCGTGATGCTGACGCCGATGGTCCCGAAGCCGGGCGAGTCGCCGGGGGACTGGTGGGGTAACACGGGTTTCAAATCCGACGAAAGCCTCAGCGAAGAAGAGCAGTTCTACGGCGGCGTCCCCGCGGACATCGTCGCGGAGGCGGGTTCGCACGCCCGGAACCAGGTCAGCGCCGAATGGGGACAGCCGTGGCCGCTGGACAAGTGGCCGGACGTCCCGACGAAGGCGCTCATCGCGCGCGAAGACCGCTTCTTCACGCCTGAGTTCCAACGCCGGGTCGTCCAGGACAGGCTCGGTTTCGCGCCCGACGAGATCGACGGCTGCCACGCCGTGCCGTTGAGCCACCCCAAGGAACTCGCGGACCGCTTGGAGTCCTACCTCACCAGCGATCCAGCCGCATGA
- a CDS encoding HNH endonuclease family protein yields the protein MTTAQRLLLLITLAAVVLAVFWFVSGKGDALQPKPANPASAADARKQLDELTVAPRGSMDGYDRKKYPHWDNQGNNCNTREFVLKRDGKDVKAGSDCAPTSGSWTSVYDGETWTKPTDIDIDHMVPLAQSWVSGAKSWTDEKRRQFANDLTRPQLFAVTDNVNQEKSDKAPDQWKPPLVSFWCTYATDWITVKHYYGLTITTAEKSALSDMLGRC from the coding sequence ATGACCACTGCTCAGCGGTTGCTCCTGCTGATCACCCTCGCCGCCGTCGTGCTCGCGGTGTTCTGGTTCGTGAGCGGCAAGGGCGACGCGCTGCAGCCGAAGCCCGCGAACCCGGCCAGCGCGGCCGACGCGCGCAAGCAGCTGGACGAACTCACCGTCGCCCCGCGCGGTTCGATGGACGGCTACGACCGCAAGAAGTACCCGCACTGGGACAACCAGGGGAACAACTGCAACACCCGCGAGTTCGTGCTCAAACGCGACGGCAAGGACGTCAAGGCCGGTTCCGACTGCGCCCCGACCTCCGGTAGCTGGACGAGCGTCTACGACGGCGAGACCTGGACGAAGCCGACCGACATCGACATCGACCACATGGTGCCGCTCGCCCAAAGCTGGGTCAGCGGCGCGAAGTCGTGGACCGACGAGAAGCGGCGCCAGTTCGCGAACGACCTGACCCGGCCGCAGCTGTTCGCCGTCACCGACAACGTCAACCAGGAGAAGAGCGACAAGGCGCCGGATCAGTGGAAGCCGCCGCTCGTGTCGTTCTGGTGCACCTACGCCACCGACTGGATCACCGTGAAGCACTACTACGGCCTCACGATCACGACCGCGGAGAAGAGCGCGCTCAGCGACATGCTCGGTCGTTGCTGA
- a CDS encoding tetratricopeptide repeat protein, with protein sequence MGAEKRKWNTRVDDYLNRKAAERGHVIAMARMGSTALERGDLDEAETWFRKAAEGGDRVAMGNLARLLNERGVPEQAERWYREAATAGDSHAMSHLGNVCARRGDREAAEDWWRRAAAEGRVEAMAELARSRHRSGDLEEAEYWAGAAAEAGSVEGMITLGAVLCDTGRTAEADPWWRKASEEADAASLIKLGHQAQQRGDLARAESCFHAAAAAGAPDAAVRLGLVLHRRGELDAAERWYLKAAKRGDAAAMTNLGVLANDRNDPGEATAWYRKAAELGSVPAYTNLGRLAADHGNFQEAEHWFRAAADTGDQAGLKDLEELYRNRQRY encoded by the coding sequence GTGGGCGCCGAAAAACGTAAGTGGAACACCAGGGTCGACGACTATCTGAACCGGAAGGCCGCGGAGCGCGGGCACGTGATCGCCATGGCGCGTATGGGATCCACCGCGCTGGAGCGTGGTGATCTCGACGAGGCCGAGACGTGGTTCCGCAAGGCCGCCGAGGGCGGGGACAGGGTCGCGATGGGCAACCTGGCGCGTCTGCTGAACGAGCGCGGCGTACCGGAACAGGCCGAACGCTGGTACCGCGAAGCCGCGACCGCCGGTGATTCGCATGCCATGTCGCATCTGGGAAATGTCTGTGCGCGCCGAGGCGATCGGGAGGCGGCGGAGGACTGGTGGCGCCGCGCCGCCGCCGAGGGCCGCGTCGAGGCGATGGCGGAACTCGCGCGGTCCCGGCACCGAAGCGGCGATCTCGAAGAGGCCGAGTACTGGGCGGGCGCGGCCGCCGAAGCGGGCAGCGTCGAAGGCATGATCACGCTCGGCGCGGTGCTGTGCGACACCGGCCGGACGGCCGAAGCGGATCCCTGGTGGCGCAAGGCGAGCGAAGAGGCCGACGCGGCGTCGCTGATCAAACTCGGCCACCAGGCCCAGCAGCGGGGCGACCTCGCGCGCGCCGAAAGCTGCTTTCACGCGGCCGCGGCCGCCGGTGCCCCCGACGCCGCCGTCCGCCTCGGCCTGGTGCTGCACCGCCGCGGCGAACTCGACGCCGCCGAACGCTGGTATCTCAAGGCCGCCAAACGGGGCGACGCCGCCGCGATGACGAACCTGGGTGTGCTGGCCAACGACCGGAACGATCCCGGCGAGGCCACCGCCTGGTACCGGAAGGCCGCGGAGCTCGGCAGTGTTCCCGCGTACACCAACCTCGGCAGGCTGGCCGCCGACCACGGGAACTTCCAGGAGGCCGAACACTGGTTCCGCGCGGCCGCCGACACCGGCGACCAGGCGGGGCTGAAGGATCTGGAGGAGCTGTACCGCAACCGCCAGCGGTACTAG
- a CDS encoding SWIM zinc finger domain-containing protein, translating to MTWFSEDELRRQAGDVSFARGAKYLESVETLDDVAGGVTAVVSGTDRYTVRLRNVDGELVGECSCPHAADGFFCKHCVAVGLLVLEGVADGGAADIRGYVETLDRDELIELLVGHANEDPVLFRKLSLKAGREDLGALRRHVEGTLRLRGFVGFQGTVAYTEKVREVLATARELMDGPLLCRVIELVVEALDFVEDSFGALGSEVQGALALYAEACADSPPEPKELAEWLLRLDLDGSGRVDVNIADFTAGLGFEGLAVFRAGVEERWRLDDGEDPYRSRKLQRLREGFAAMRNWKA from the coding sequence GTGACGTGGTTCAGCGAGGACGAACTCCGCAGGCAGGCAGGCGACGTCTCCTTCGCGCGCGGAGCCAAGTACCTGGAGTCGGTCGAGACGCTGGACGACGTCGCGGGCGGGGTGACGGCGGTGGTCAGCGGCACCGACCGGTACACGGTCCGGTTGCGCAACGTCGACGGCGAGCTGGTCGGCGAGTGCTCCTGCCCGCACGCGGCGGACGGCTTCTTCTGCAAGCATTGCGTGGCCGTCGGGCTGCTGGTCCTCGAAGGAGTGGCGGACGGCGGCGCGGCCGACATCCGCGGGTACGTCGAGACGCTGGACCGCGACGAGCTGATCGAACTGCTCGTCGGGCACGCGAACGAGGACCCGGTCCTGTTCCGCAAACTCTCGCTCAAGGCCGGTCGCGAAGACCTCGGCGCGTTGCGCCGGCACGTCGAGGGAACGTTGCGGTTGCGCGGTTTCGTCGGCTTCCAGGGCACGGTCGCGTACACCGAGAAGGTGCGCGAGGTGCTCGCCACCGCCAGGGAACTCATGGACGGGCCGCTGCTGTGCCGCGTCATCGAGCTGGTGGTGGAGGCGCTGGACTTCGTCGAAGACTCCTTCGGCGCGCTCGGCTCCGAGGTGCAGGGCGCGCTCGCGTTGTACGCGGAGGCCTGCGCGGACTCGCCGCCGGAGCCCAAGGAACTCGCGGAATGGTTGCTACGGCTGGATCTCGACGGTTCCGGCCGGGTCGACGTGAACATCGCGGACTTCACCGCGGGCCTCGGTTTCGAGGGGCTCGCGGTGTTCCGCGCCGGCGTCGAGGAGCGGTGGCGGCTCGACGACGGCGAGGACCCGTACCGCAGCCGCAAGCTCCAGCGGCTGCGCGAGGGGTTCGCGGCGATGCGGAACTGGAAGGCCTAG
- a CDS encoding SDR family oxidoreductase: MKTALVTGASRGIGAAIARRLEKDGIEVRRHDSAKGDLSTMEGVDKALEGIDSLDILVNNAAAAPRGPIETDTPESFDHLMAVNVKAPYFLIQRAPLNDGGRIVNVSSVATRMANPAQTSFAMTKGALETMSRTLAHQLGPRGITVNVVAPGATRTADNGQIFTPELTTAIASLTAHRRLGTAEDIADVVAFLVSDDARWVTGQVLDASGGLFLGPPARGAE; encoded by the coding sequence ATGAAGACGGCATTGGTGACCGGGGCGTCGCGGGGGATCGGGGCGGCGATCGCGCGCAGGTTGGAGAAGGACGGCATCGAAGTCCGAAGGCATGACAGCGCCAAGGGCGACTTGTCGACCATGGAGGGAGTCGACAAAGCCCTGGAGGGCATCGACAGCCTGGACATCCTGGTCAACAACGCGGCCGCCGCGCCGCGTGGGCCGATCGAGACCGACACGCCCGAAAGCTTCGACCACCTGATGGCGGTGAACGTGAAGGCGCCGTACTTCCTCATCCAGCGGGCGCCGCTGAACGACGGCGGCCGCATCGTCAACGTCTCGTCGGTCGCCACCAGGATGGCCAACCCGGCACAAACGTCCTTCGCGATGACCAAGGGAGCGCTCGAAACGATGAGCCGCACCCTCGCCCACCAGCTCGGACCCCGCGGCATCACGGTCAACGTCGTCGCGCCGGGCGCCACCAGGACCGCGGACAACGGCCAGATCTTCACGCCCGAGTTGACAACCGCGATCGCGAGCCTCACCGCGCACCGGAGGCTCGGTACCGCGGAGGACATCGCGGACGTCGTCGCGTTCCTCGTCTCCGACGACGCCCGGTGGGTGACCGGGCAGGTCCTCGACGCGAGCGGTGGGTTGTTCCTCGGTCCTCCGGCGCGAGGCGCAGAATAG
- a CDS encoding TetR family transcriptional regulator, protein MSLRDRQRAETRLAVQTHAIRLFTDRGYDATTVADVAAAAGVSAMTVYRHFPTKEDLVLYDEYDPVTASAVAAAPPGPLPARIGHALSETAAHGSSSEKAFLLARLRLMISVPALRARHLDSQYATADAIVGALDCSPKEEFRVRATAMACLGAAHVALLRWAETDGEADLAGLIREALTSAFGT, encoded by the coding sequence GTGAGCCTCCGAGACCGCCAACGCGCCGAAACCCGCCTCGCGGTCCAGACTCACGCCATCCGCCTCTTCACCGACCGCGGCTACGACGCGACCACCGTCGCCGACGTCGCCGCGGCCGCCGGCGTCTCGGCGATGACGGTCTACCGGCACTTCCCGACGAAGGAGGACCTGGTCCTCTACGACGAATACGACCCCGTGACCGCTTCGGCCGTCGCTGCCGCGCCTCCTGGCCCCTTGCCCGCGCGGATCGGACACGCGCTCTCGGAGACGGCCGCTCACGGGTCCTCATCGGAGAAGGCGTTCCTGCTGGCGCGGCTGCGGCTGATGATCTCGGTCCCGGCGCTGCGGGCGCGGCATCTGGACAGCCAGTACGCGACGGCCGATGCGATCGTGGGCGCCCTCGACTGCTCACCCAAGGAGGAGTTTCGGGTGCGGGCTACGGCTATGGCGTGCCTTGGGGCGGCGCATGTGGCGCTGCTTCGGTGGGCGGAGACGGATGGGGAGGCGGATCTGGCGGGTTTGATCCGCGAGGCGCTGACCAGCGCTTTTGGGACTTGA
- a CDS encoding YDG/SRA domain-containing protein, translating to MGLKDISREAVLAAIAEHDNVGAERFRRLQGVTRASRYVVMHEGADYDAKALVVSAHRSTVGAELGAADFGAAEEKLVACLGRLGFEFRNVETHRLAVGGEGFGEIPGIPEGTTFVNRRDAFDRGVHRQLQAGISGTGETGAKSIVVSGGYSDDKDFGDEIIYTGHGGRGPSGKQIEDQSFKASGNAALVKSSVTGEPVRVIRGADKKNSYAPDSGLRYDGLYRVAEVWLQAGADGFTVCQFRMIKLVAEAVVAVEPQTQALLPIPAGNDAPVRVAAKVQRLIRSTQVVNYVKQVHNDVCQTCGVRLRIGDKAYSEGAHIRGLGRPHNGPDVYSNVLCLCPNCHVLFDYGAMVISEDMKVVVHGEVVSELRQHVDHHIDKDHLDYHREHYT from the coding sequence GTGGGCTTGAAAGACATCTCTCGAGAAGCGGTGCTTGCGGCGATCGCTGAGCACGACAACGTCGGCGCCGAGCGCTTCAGGCGTCTGCAGGGTGTGACGCGTGCATCTCGCTACGTAGTGATGCACGAGGGGGCGGACTACGACGCGAAGGCGCTCGTGGTGTCCGCGCACCGCTCGACGGTCGGTGCGGAGCTTGGTGCGGCTGATTTTGGGGCGGCAGAAGAAAAGCTAGTTGCCTGCCTGGGGCGTCTCGGGTTCGAGTTTAGGAACGTCGAAACTCACCGGCTAGCTGTCGGCGGAGAAGGATTCGGGGAGATCCCTGGTATCCCTGAGGGGACCACCTTCGTCAACAGGCGAGACGCTTTCGATCGCGGAGTCCACAGGCAGCTGCAGGCTGGTATTTCTGGAACTGGCGAAACTGGGGCGAAGTCGATCGTTGTCTCTGGCGGGTACTCGGACGACAAAGACTTTGGTGACGAAATCATCTATACCGGCCATGGTGGACGTGGTCCGTCGGGCAAGCAAATTGAAGATCAAAGTTTCAAGGCCAGTGGAAACGCTGCCTTGGTGAAAAGCAGTGTGACTGGTGAGCCTGTTCGGGTAATTCGTGGGGCTGACAAGAAAAACTCCTATGCGCCAGATTCAGGTCTTCGCTATGACGGCCTCTACCGGGTTGCCGAGGTGTGGCTTCAGGCTGGCGCGGATGGCTTCACGGTTTGCCAGTTTCGCATGATCAAGCTGGTGGCCGAGGCCGTGGTGGCTGTTGAGCCACAAACTCAGGCGTTGCTGCCGATTCCCGCAGGCAACGACGCTCCTGTCCGAGTGGCGGCCAAGGTCCAGCGCTTGATTAGGTCCACTCAGGTGGTCAACTATGTGAAGCAAGTGCATAACGACGTGTGTCAAACTTGTGGGGTTCGACTGAGAATTGGCGACAAAGCCTATTCTGAAGGAGCTCATATTCGCGGCCTTGGGCGTCCGCATAATGGTCCAGATGTCTACTCGAACGTCCTTTGTCTATGCCCTAATTGCCATGTGCTGTTTGATTATGGGGCCATGGTGATTAGTGAGGATATGAAGGTGGTCGTGCATGGCGAGGTGGTAAGCGAGCTTCGCCAGCATGTAGATCACCACATTGATAAGGATCATCTCGATTACCATCGAGAGCACTACACTTAA
- a CDS encoding HNH endonuclease signature motif containing protein, with product MSLKELTSRDAVLKAVHQCDVIDPGALGAGFTRAFVLELDGKYYHAERVASLAYTVQYPDRDELPVSDLTGEAAARRLSRLGFASSTTARLWPPLLGAEYPNRTAIRNTFGGNGVAGITTFLGDSVLNIFSDEEGPYADEPPDAVNPFEYRGEGRAGHQKLLRGNKALDSARKNREAVRYWYRPAGGTFKFTTWVAILSRAQVWSPDDNKQLRLEYAFQVMAVPGPKLDTWPAQVRKLIDSGDIKDTPPPQPPDKNATSGQRKKTYQDYLRLIDKPSNAGRGGRKPTKGSRNLYPRSRSVRDAVLIRADGDCENDKCTGMPFDTAPGGESILEVDHVDDLALNGLDHPSVMIALCPNCHAAKTRGGNRAAIKRYFRARAAELHRKANQ from the coding sequence GTGTCTTTGAAGGAGCTCACGAGTCGCGACGCGGTGCTCAAGGCAGTACATCAGTGCGATGTCATCGACCCAGGAGCGCTCGGAGCCGGGTTCACTCGTGCCTTCGTCCTCGAACTCGACGGCAAGTACTACCACGCCGAGAGAGTCGCCAGTCTCGCATACACCGTTCAGTACCCAGACCGCGACGAACTCCCCGTCTCCGATCTCACCGGAGAAGCCGCAGCACGCCGCCTCAGTCGGCTTGGCTTCGCAAGCTCCACAACGGCCCGGTTATGGCCTCCACTACTGGGGGCGGAGTACCCCAACCGAACCGCCATCCGGAACACCTTTGGTGGCAACGGGGTCGCCGGGATCACCACGTTTCTTGGCGACAGTGTCCTCAACATCTTCTCTGACGAAGAGGGTCCATACGCCGACGAACCACCAGACGCAGTAAACCCCTTTGAGTACCGCGGCGAGGGGCGCGCTGGCCATCAGAAGCTGTTACGGGGGAACAAGGCACTCGACAGCGCTCGCAAGAATCGCGAGGCGGTGCGGTATTGGTACCGACCGGCCGGCGGCACCTTCAAGTTCACCACGTGGGTGGCAATCCTTAGCCGAGCGCAGGTGTGGTCACCTGACGACAACAAGCAACTCCGCCTCGAGTACGCGTTCCAGGTGATGGCAGTCCCCGGTCCCAAGCTAGACACTTGGCCGGCTCAGGTACGAAAGCTCATCGACAGCGGAGACATCAAGGACACACCTCCGCCGCAGCCGCCAGACAAGAACGCCACAAGCGGTCAGCGCAAGAAGACCTACCAGGACTACCTTCGCCTTATCGACAAGCCATCAAACGCTGGTCGCGGTGGACGTAAGCCGACTAAGGGAAGCCGGAATCTCTATCCTCGCAGCCGCAGCGTGCGAGATGCGGTGCTCATCCGCGCGGACGGCGACTGCGAGAACGACAAGTGCACAGGCATGCCCTTCGACACCGCACCTGGTGGCGAGTCCATCCTCGAAGTGGACCACGTCGACGATCTCGCACTCAACGGGCTTGATCACCCATCCGTCATGATCGCGCTGTGTCCTAACTGCCATGCGGCAAAAACCCGCGGGGGTAACCGCGCGGCCATCAAGCGCTATTTCCGCGCCAGGGCTGCCGAACTCCACCGTAAGGCCAACCAGTAA
- a CDS encoding acetoacetate--CoA ligase — protein sequence MTHTADAPEVLWRPEPSRLPDTKIDAFRQWLRTERGVEADDYNALWEFSVRQGPEFWSAVAEFLGVRWHDQPGEVLAGEMPNARWFAGGTLNYAEHSLMPGVAGAAKADDEIAVIFHREDGLSSQLTYGALRSAVASAREGLRKLGVSKGDRVVALAPNCPQTLIAFLATASLGAIWSSCSPDFGVRAITDRFAQIEPKVLIAVNGYVYNGRWFDSRSTVNSLRDEISTLEATVLIDYAGGRLDGTLDWDELLAGNNGAELAFEPVDFAHPLWVLYSSGTTGLPKGIVHGHGGITLEHLKALALQSDLGPGDRFFWFTTTGWMMWNFLISGLLTGTTIVLFDGSPGSPDLNVLWHLAEQHRVTYFGTSAPFIQSCLKAGIKPAERFDLTALRALGSTGAPLSVEGFRWIVDEVGKRVQICSVSGGTDLCAAFVAAAPDVPVWLGELSVRALGAAVAAFDEDGKPVVETVGELVITEPMPSMPVFFWNDPDGSRLREAYFEMYPGIWRHGDWIRITGRGSAVIYGRSDSTLNRGGVRMGTAEFYRVVESFDQVADSLVIDTSAAGNEDGQLLCFLVLAEGASLDEVEPALRKELRGALSPRHVPDRFVQVSEVPRTLNGKKCEVPVKKILSGVSPDRAVSRDALLNPDALVPFVELARS from the coding sequence GTGACGCACACCGCCGACGCCCCAGAAGTGCTCTGGCGCCCTGAGCCGAGCCGCCTGCCCGACACCAAGATCGACGCGTTCCGCCAGTGGCTGCGCACCGAACGCGGCGTGGAGGCCGACGACTACAACGCGTTGTGGGAGTTCTCCGTGCGGCAGGGGCCGGAGTTCTGGTCCGCCGTCGCGGAGTTCCTCGGCGTGCGCTGGCACGACCAGCCCGGTGAAGTGCTCGCCGGCGAGATGCCGAACGCCCGGTGGTTCGCGGGCGGCACGCTGAACTACGCCGAGCACTCGCTCATGCCGGGTGTCGCGGGCGCCGCGAAGGCCGACGACGAGATCGCCGTGATCTTCCACCGCGAGGACGGTCTCTCGTCGCAGCTGACCTATGGCGCGTTGCGTTCCGCCGTCGCCTCCGCGCGGGAAGGGCTGCGCAAGCTCGGAGTGTCCAAAGGGGACAGGGTCGTCGCGCTGGCGCCGAACTGCCCGCAGACGCTGATCGCCTTCCTGGCCACCGCGAGCCTCGGCGCCATCTGGTCGTCGTGCTCGCCGGACTTCGGTGTCCGCGCGATCACCGACCGCTTCGCGCAGATCGAGCCGAAGGTGCTCATCGCGGTCAACGGCTACGTCTACAATGGACGGTGGTTCGACAGCCGGTCGACGGTGAACTCGTTGCGCGACGAGATCTCCACGCTCGAAGCGACCGTGCTCATCGACTACGCCGGCGGCCGCCTCGACGGCACCCTCGACTGGGACGAGCTGCTCGCCGGCAACAACGGCGCGGAGCTGGCCTTCGAGCCCGTCGACTTCGCCCACCCGCTGTGGGTCCTGTACTCCTCGGGGACCACCGGCCTGCCGAAGGGTATCGTCCACGGGCACGGCGGGATCACCCTCGAACACCTCAAAGCCCTTGCCCTGCAAAGCGATCTGGGCCCGGGCGATCGGTTCTTCTGGTTCACCACCACCGGCTGGATGATGTGGAACTTCCTCATCTCCGGCCTGCTGACCGGCACCACGATCGTGCTCTTCGACGGCAGCCCCGGCAGCCCGGACCTCAACGTGCTCTGGCATCTGGCCGAGCAGCACCGCGTCACGTACTTCGGCACGTCGGCGCCCTTCATCCAGAGCTGCCTGAAGGCCGGGATCAAACCGGCCGAACGGTTCGACCTGACGGCGTTGCGCGCCTTGGGATCCACCGGCGCGCCGCTGAGCGTCGAGGGCTTCCGGTGGATCGTCGACGAGGTGGGTAAACGCGTCCAGATCTGCTCGGTGTCCGGTGGCACGGATCTGTGCGCGGCGTTCGTCGCGGCGGCCCCGGACGTCCCGGTCTGGCTGGGCGAACTCTCGGTCCGCGCGCTCGGCGCCGCCGTCGCCGCCTTCGACGAGGACGGGAAACCGGTGGTGGAGACGGTCGGCGAACTGGTGATCACCGAGCCGATGCCGTCGATGCCGGTGTTCTTCTGGAACGACCCGGACGGCTCGCGGCTGCGCGAGGCGTACTTCGAGATGTACCCGGGGATCTGGCGGCACGGCGACTGGATCCGGATCACCGGCCGCGGCTCCGCCGTCATCTACGGACGCAGCGACTCGACGCTCAACCGCGGCGGCGTCCGGATGGGCACGGCCGAGTTCTACCGGGTCGTCGAGTCGTTCGACCAGGTCGCGGACTCGCTGGTGATCGACACGTCGGCGGCGGGCAACGAGGACGGGCAGCTGCTGTGCTTCCTCGTGCTGGCGGAGGGCGCGTCGCTCGACGAGGTCGAACCCGCCTTGCGCAAGGAGCTGCGCGGAGCCCTCTCGCCGCGGCACGTGCCCGACCGGTTCGTCCAGGTGAGCGAGGTACCCCGCACGCTCAACGGCAAGAAATGCGAGGTCCCGGTCAAGAAGATCCTTTCGGGGGTTTCACCTGACCGCGCCGTCAGCCGGGATGCCCTGCTGAACCCCGACGCCCTTGTACCGTTCGTGGAGCTGGCAAGGAGCTGA
- a CDS encoding ESX secretion-associated protein EspG, with product MDWIRLHVGELFLLWSAYGRDELPAVLAVPHVGRTPEFRAELVATASATLSERGLGTVDAPAPELVGLLHTVANSELTLDLRLDGDPEYRAVGCVSDRGAVVIGVSGTDVELAALREPLVAATLLQALPPCDQGRGLSVNLRVDDYTAACEAGERGGQPAFSDVLRDAGLREPEVIVMVRIATQRIGSGRLGAVRKSWEGRWVRGEGTLTWVDTPDGRYGLRRDRGWLTVTPLDASRLKSMAYELFTGARQAG from the coding sequence ATGGACTGGATCCGGTTGCACGTCGGCGAGCTGTTCCTGCTCTGGTCGGCGTACGGACGCGACGAGCTGCCCGCCGTGCTGGCGGTCCCGCACGTCGGGCGGACACCGGAGTTCCGCGCGGAGCTGGTGGCCACGGCGAGTGCGACGCTGTCGGAACGCGGCCTCGGCACGGTGGACGCCCCCGCGCCCGAACTGGTCGGGCTGCTGCACACCGTCGCGAACAGCGAACTCACGCTCGACCTGCGGCTCGACGGCGACCCGGAGTACCGGGCGGTCGGCTGCGTGTCCGATCGCGGCGCGGTCGTGATCGGCGTCTCGGGCACCGACGTCGAGCTGGCGGCGCTGCGGGAACCGCTCGTCGCCGCGACCCTGCTGCAGGCGTTGCCGCCGTGCGACCAGGGGCGCGGCCTCTCGGTCAACCTGCGCGTCGACGACTACACGGCCGCTTGCGAGGCGGGGGAACGCGGCGGGCAGCCCGCGTTCTCCGACGTCCTGCGCGACGCCGGCCTGCGGGAACCCGAGGTCATCGTCATGGTGCGGATCGCGACGCAGCGGATCGGCAGCGGGCGGCTCGGCGCGGTCAGGAAGTCCTGGGAAGGCCGCTGGGTGCGCGGAGAAGGTACGTTGACCTGGGTGGACACCCCGGACGGCCGCTACGGGCTCCGGCGCGACCGAGGGTGGCTGACCGTCACCCCGCTCGACGCGTCACGGCTGAAGTCGATGGCGTACGAGCTGTTCACGGGGGCTCGCCAAGCAGGTTAA